In the genome of Campylobacter concisus, the window CTTTTGTTATACGAGTCCAAGGCACGCCCCAAGCCGCTAGTTCGCGGATCGCCTTAGGCGCGGTTTGACAAAACATACGTGCAACTTGCTGATCGCAGCCCCAGTCGCTACCTTTTACCGTGTCGGCAAAGTGTACGTCCTCGTTGTCGCCTTCGCTCATTTTTGAATTTCCCAAAGAGGCTTGCATGCCGCCTTGCGCAGCCGCAGAGTGCGAGCGTTTTACAGGTATTAGGCTTAAAACGATGGTGCTTAAGCCCTTTTCTCCAGCAGCCACAGCAGCTCTAAGACCAGCTAGACCACCACCAATTACCAATGCATCATAATATTTTACATTCATCTTCTAGCTCCTTTTTAATGGCTGATCCACACAAAATCGGCGATTAGCGCAATTATAGCAAGTATGCCATAAACGGCAAATACAATTGTTTTTGCCTTATTTCTTTTGGCAAACATTTCGTGCTTATTTGCACCATCAATGCTTATCCATTTGACATACAAGCGGTACATACCGATACTAGCGTGAACGACCATAAAAACAAGTAGTGCGAAGTAGAAAATTTCTAGTTGATGAAATGCAGCCGCTGATTTGTCGGCAGTAATATGTCCGCCAAAGACTATATCCACTAAGTGCGCACTGGCTGCGAAAAATAGAGCAAAACCGGTTAAAAACTGAAACCACCAAAGCGTAGTATCAAGGTGCTTCATACGGTCTTTGTGGCCTCTAAACATTAGATATTGTCTGTAGTTTGCTGGAAATTTTCTCATAGCTAAAAATGCATGAGCGATAAAAATGGCGAATATTACCGCGGCAATAACGTTAGTGATCCACCATGTAGCCTCGCCGAATAAAAATTTAGCCTCCGCAAACCCTACGACAGCATTAAATGCGTCTTTGCCAAGTAGTATAGTAGAAGTAAAAACCATATGGCACAATATAAAACAGGCCAAAATAAACCCTGTAATGCTTTGCCATCTATCCCAAGCGGCTGGAGTGCGACTTTTTTTGTCATCCGACCGTTTTCCCAAAAAACCTTCTATAAGCCCGGTCATGAGCCCTCCTAAGAAATTTGAAATAAATTATCATTTCTTAATACTAATTTAAATATTAGTATTAATTGATAAAGCTAATGCTAGCAGATTTTTACTTTAATATTTTTTAAACACTTATATTAGAGCTTTGAAAATTTTTTATAAAGCATGGCATAAATAAAAATTCCAAAACCACACATAATAAGTGATAAAATTTGCCCCATTGATAGACCAAAAATAATAAATCCAAGTCCAGAATCAGGCTCTCTGTAAAACTCGCAAACAAATCTTGCAAATGTGTATAAAATGGCGTAAAGTGCTATGAGTTCGCCATTAAATTTATTATATTTTCTATATAAAAATAAAATGGAAAAAATAACTAAACCTTCTAAGAATGCCTCGTAAAGCTGGCTTGGATGTCTTGGCTGACCAAAGACATTTATCGCCCAAGGCACATCTGTGACCCTGCCAAAAAGCTCTTGATTTAAGAAATTTCCTATCCTGCCAAAGGTGTAGCCAAAAGGTATGCAGATGGCGCAAAGATCAAGTAGCTGCCAAGCATTTTGCTTATATCTTTTGCAAAATAAAATTGTCGCTAGCAAAAAGCCAACTACAGCGCCGTGATAGCTCATGCCGCGAATTCCTATAAATTCGCCGTTGTGAAAAGGGTTGAAAATTTGCCAAGGCTGCGTTAGATAGTAGCTAGCTTCACCAGAATAGACTAAAACCCAGCCAAGCCTAGCGCCTAAAATAACGCCTATTTCAACCCAGAAAAAGTAATTATCCAAGAGCTGATTTGAGATTGGGATTTTATCTTTTTTAACGAGATATTTTGCCATGGCAAGCGCCAAAACAAGGGCTAAAATATACATAAGCCCATACCAGTGCACGCTAAAGTCAAAGATGCTAAATGCTACCGGGTCAAAGTGGTTATAAATGTCGTTCCAAATTTCCATTTTTACTTTCTTTTTAAAATTTTTGCGATTTTACAATGATTTAGCTTTGATGAGCGAATAAACTCTTGCCACTAAGGGCAAGGGCTAAAAATTTAAACTCGCTTGCTTCAAATTCTTTGCAAAATTTAAATAGCTCGGCAAATTCTGCCTCATTTAAATTTACGCTCCAGATCGCTCCAAGGTCATTAAATTCTTTTTCAAACTCGCTTAAATTTTTAGTGGCAAAATAGTGCTCAAAGCGGCTCATTAATGAAAATGGCGTAAAAAATTTGATCTCATCTTTTATCTCAAATTTCATCACGCCACCATCTTTTATCGCTTCATTTATCACCTCATTCACAGCCCCAGAGTAGGCTCTTACAAGCCCTCCAGTGCCAAGCTTTATCCCGCCAAAATACCTGACTATCAAGACGCCAACGTTTATAAGCTCCGCCCCTCTTAGCGCGTTTAGGCTTGGCTGTCCGCTAGTGCCCTTTGGCTCACCATCGTCGCTTTGATTTTCAACGATTTGGCCGTATTTGTTTAACTCTCTTGTCGCCCAAACTACGTGAACAGCCTTAAAATGCTCTTCTTTTAGGCTCTCATGCAATCTCTTAAACTCACTTATCGGGCATAAAAATGCTAAAAAATTTGACTTTTTTATATCAAGCTGGGCTTTAAAAATCCTATCAATCGTCTGCAAATTTGCTCTTTTTTAAAAAATTTAAAAATCTTATCAATTTGCTGATTAAAGCCTTGTAAATTCAGACAAATTTATATTATTAAGGAAAAGATAGTAGAATTTTGCAATTTTTCATGAAGGACTAAAATGATACAAACTTGCCTATTTCCAGCGGCTGGATATGGAACGAGGTTTTTGCCAGCTACAAAATCGCTCCCAAAAGAGATGTTGCCAATACTTACAAAACCGCTCATTCACTACGGCGTTGATGAGGCACTTGAGGCTGGCATGGATAATATGGCCTTTGTCACAGGACGCGGGAAAAGGGCGCTTGAGGACTATTTTGACATCAGCTACGAGCTAGAAAAAGAGATCGCAGGTAGCTCAAAAGAGTCGCTGCTAAGCGAAGTTAGAAATTTAATGAGCTCATGCACATTTTCATTTACTAGGCAAAATGCTATGAAAGGCCTTGGACATGCCATTTATACGGGCAAAACGCTAGTTCGAGATGAAGCATTTGGGGTCATTTTGGCAGATGATCTATGCATAAATGAAAATGGCGAGGGTGTGCTTTCACAGATGGTTAAAATTTATGAAAAGTATCGCTGCAGCGTAGTTGCAGTGATGGAGGTGCCAAAAGAGCAGACCAAGTCTTACGGCGTCGTAAGCGGTAGGTTTATAGAAGATGATCTCATAATGGTCGATGATATGGTTGAAAAGCCTGATCCTGCCGAGGCTCCGACAAATTTAGCGATAATCGGGCGCTACATCCTAACGCCAGATATTTTTAATATCTTAGAGCGAACAAAGCCAGGTAAAAACGGCGAAATCCAGATCACAGACGCTCTAAAAACGCAGGCAAAAGATGGCATGGTGCTAGCTTATAAATTTAAAGGCAAGAGATTTGATTGCGGCAGCATCGATGGCTTTGTCGAGGCTACAAATTTCTTTTACGAGCGCAGTAAATGATAGAGACTTCATTTAAATTTAACTTTGCAAGCAGCGAAGTCATCGACTCCTATGCTAAACGCATAAACGACGAGTACGAAAGCGGTGAGATAGGCTACTATCACCTGCCAGCTCTTGGGCAAAATTTACTTGGCGAGATCGAGGAGTATGAAAAGGGGCTAGCTCATATCAAAAATGTCGTGCTAGTTGGCATCGGCGGCAGTAGTCTTGGCGTAAAGGCGTTAAAATCGATGCTTGATGGCACAAAGGGGATAAAAAGAGAGCTATTATTTTTAGACAATGTCGATCCTTGCAGCTACAAAAGCACTCTTGATGGGGTGAAATTTGACGAGACACTTTTTATAATAAGCTCAAAATCAGGCAATACGATCGAGACGATCACTATTTTTAAGTGCTTGCTTGATGACTTTAAACCTCAAAATTTAGGCAAAAATTTCCTCATCATCACAGATCCTGGCACAAATTTAGAAAATTTCGCCAAAGAAAATGGCATTAAATTTTTCAATATCCCAAAAAACGTTGGCGGGAGATTTAGCGTGCTAAGTGCGATAGGCCTTGTGCCTCTTGGTATCTGTGGATATGATATAAAGGCACTACTGGAGGGCGCGCTTGCTTGCAAGAAGCAATACATCGAGCAAAAAGATAGCTCCATAGTCGCAAAAGCCTACCACTACGCTACTAGCAGAAATGCCAGCATAAATGTCATTTTTAGCTATTGCGATAGATTTTTTGAATTTAACGACTGGTACGTGCAGCTTTGGGCGGAGAGTCTTGGCAAAAAAAGAGGCTACAAAAGAGTTGGTCTTACGCCAGTTGGACTTGTTGGTAGCCGCGATCAGCACAGCTTTTTGCAGCTTATCATGGATGGCGTAAAAGATAAGAGTGTGACGTTTATAAAGATAAAAGATCACTCGAGCGACAAGACTATCCCAAATTTAAGCCTAAAAGGGCTTGAGGAGTGCGATTTTGTAGCAGGACTAAGCCTAAATGAGCTTATAAATTTGCAGTGCGACGCGACTGCTATGGCGCTGGTGCAAGAGGGCATAAGTGTCGATACGATCACACTTGAGAGGCTTGATGAGTTTCACGCTGGCTGGCTCATTTTTTACTATGAGCTGCTAACCTCGGCAACTGGCATCATGCTAGGCATCAACACCTATGATCAGCCAGGCGTTGAGATAGGAAAACGTATCCTAAAAACCATGCTTTTAAAGTAAGAAATGAAGAAATTTCTGCTTTTGGCTCTTTTTGCCACACAAATTTTTGCCTTTTCGGCGAGCAAATTTGTAAATGACGCTAGGTCGCAGATCGGCGTGACGCTAAGTTACGATCCAAGCTACGAAAGGCTCGCCTACCCAATGGGTGACGTGGATATCAAAAAGGGCGTTTGCACGGATGTGGTGGTAAGGGCTTTGAGGCATCAAGATATCGATCTGCAAAGGCTTATCTTTGAGGATATGAGTAAAAATTTTTCAAGCTATCCTAAAAAATGGGGGCTTAAAAAGGCTGATAAAAACATCGATCACAGGCGTGTTTTAAACATCGCTACCTATCTAAAAAGAAAAGGTTTTGAGGTGAGTGATGATAAATTTTTGCCGGGCGATATCGTCACTTGGACGCTACCAGGAAATTTACCTCACATCGGTGTGATCTCAGATAAATTTGAAGGCCAAATACCGCTTGTCATCCACAATATCGGCTCTGGCGTGCAAGAAGAAAATATACTTTATAACTACAAGATCACGGGGCATTTTAGACTAAAGTAGCAAAATGGCTTTTTAATCAAATTTTAGGCAAAATCGCAAAAAAATAAATTCAAGGAAAAATAATGTTAGAAGTTAGGGGACTTACTCAAAGATTTGCAAGCAGTTTGCTATTTGAGGATGTAAATTTAAAGCTAAATCGCCACAACAGATACGGACTAATCGGTGCAAATGGCGCTGGCAAATCGACATTTTTAAAAATTTTAAGCGGAGCCATCGAGCCAACTAGCGGCGAGATCATCATAGAAAATGGACTAAAGGTTGGCGTGCTTGGACAAGATCAGTTTGCGTTTGAAAATTTCACTCTAAAAGACGCAGTACTTTATGGCAACAAACGCCTATATGACGCTGTAAAAGAGAAAGAAAAGCTCTATATGAGCGAGGAATTTACAGATGAGATAAATGAGCGCTTAAGCGAGCTTGAGATGATAAGCGCCGAGGAGGATCCAAGCTACGAGTACGAGACTAGGATAGAAAAAATTTTAAGCTCGCTTGGGTTAAATGAATTTGATAAGCTAATGAGCGAGGTCGAAAACTCAGATAAAGTTAAAGTTTTGCTAGCTCAAGTACTATTTCCAAAGCCAGACATCTTGTTCTTAGACGAGCCAACAAACAACCTTGATATAGACTCGATCGCATGGCTAGAAAACGAGCTAAACCGCCACGAGGGCACGCTTGTGGTTATCAGCCACGACAGACACTTTTTAAATAGAGTTTGCACAAACATTTTGGATGTGGATTTTAAGAAAATTCGCGAGTTTTCAGGCAACTACGACGACTGGTATATGGCTGCAAATTTGATCGCAAAGCAGCATGAGATGGAACGCGATAAGAAACTAAAAGAGAAAGAGGAGCTGGAGAAATTTATCGCGAGATTTTCAGCAAATGCGAGTAAGGCAAAGCAGGCGACCTCTCGTGCAAAACAGCTTGAAAAGCTTGATATTGCCGAGATTGCTGTATCAAGTAGGCGCGATCCTAGCATATTATTTCGTGCAAACCGTGAGATAGGAAACGAGCTAATAGAGCTTAAAAATGTAAGTAAGAAATTTGATGATAAGGTGATATTTGAAAATTTTAACTTTAAGCTTGAAAAGGGCGACAAGCTAGCCATCATCGGCCATAACGGTGTTGGTAAAAGTACGCTTTGCAAGATCATAATGGGCGAGCTAAAGCCTGATGCGGGCGAGGTACATATAGGCGCAACCATCGAGCTAGGATATTTTGCGCAAGATACGGTAAATAAGATAGATGGCGAGCTAAAGCTTTATGAGTACTTGCAAGATGCTAAAAACAAGGACATAGACGAGATCAGAAAGTGCCTCGGCAGGATGCTCTTTAGTGGTGCCGAGCAAGAAAAGGCAGTGGGCGCGCTAAGCGGTGGCGAAAAACACCGCGTGAGACTAGCTCAGCTCATGCTTCATAGACCAAATTTACTTGTCATGGACGAGCCAAACAACCACCTCGATCTTGAAGCTATCATCGCGCTTGGCGAAGCGTTTTATAACTTTAACGGCTCAGTCATCTGCGTGAGCCACGACAGGGAGCTTATAGACGCCTTTGCAAATAGAATTTTACACCTAAAAGGCAATGGCGAAGTGGTTGATTTTAAAGGCACATACGAAGAGTATAGAGCAAATTTAGGGCTTGAGAGCTAAAATTTGTTATTTCTTGCTCCTGATTGTAGGGGCAAGATTAAAATTTATATTTACTACAAATTCTTGCAAGTATTAATCTAATTATATAAATTAAAAATAGCTTATAAAAATTATCAAAATCCAATAAAAAGACTTTATAAATAAGAAAGAAAATTAATAAGAATTTTCTAAAGTATTAGTAAGATTTGTAAAATAAAATTTATTAAATAATATTTTTATGATGCTTAGCTTAAGGACTCTATTTAAAAATTTAATAAATTTACTTTGCAATATGGTGATATTTACTTAGTTTTTACTTTCTAAAGTAATATTAGAAATAAAATTTAACTTTATTTTTTATATTTTTGGATATAAAAAGTGTGATTTAATATTTATTTTATGTTATTTTTCTATATATTTACCTTTTAAGCTTAAAAATTTAAATAAATTTGAGCTAATTACGAGCTTTTTATATAATAAAAAAGTGATATTATTATTTAAATAACAATTTATCTAAGCTATATTATTAAATATAGCTTAAAAGCTACTATAAATTTTTCTTCAAAAGTCGTTTTATCAAGCTAAAAAGTAAAAACTTAAAAAAAATAAGTAGTAATTAATATTTAAAATATTAAATATCTATATAATTTCATTAATACATTTTTTATAAGGAGAATGGTTATGGCAACCAGAAAAGAACACGATTTTATAGGTGAGTTGGAAATCTCTGACGATTTTTATTATGGTATCCAAACATTTAGAGCTACCGAAAATTTTCACATGAGCGGTAGAACACTAAAAGAGTATCCATACTTTGTAAAAGCATTTGCACAAATCAAAAAAGCAGCTGCACTTGCAAATAAAGAGGTTGGCGTTTTAGATCCCAAGATCGCTGATACGCTAGCAAAAGCCGCTGATAGAGTAATAGCAGGTGAGTTTTTAGATCAATTTGTGGTTGATATGGTTCAAGGCGGTGCTGGAACAAGTACAAACATGAATGCAAATGAGGTTATTACAAATATCGCGCTTGAGAGCATGGGTCATAAAAAAGGTGAGTATCAATACATCCATCCAAACGATCATACAAACCTTGGACAAAGCACAAATGACACTTATCCAAGCTCAATAAAAGTAGCAACTTACGCAAAACTTACTGATTTGCTTGCTGCGATGAATCTACTAAAAGATGAACTTGATAAAAAAGCAAAAGATTTTAAAGATATCATTAAAATGGGCAGAACTGAGCTTGAGGACGCAGTTCCTACAACACTTGGAAATACATTTAATGCATTTGCAAGCTACATTAAAAGCGATATCGAAAAGATCACAGCTGCACGCGAGTCAATGACATATCTAAATATGGGTGCAACTGCGATTGGTACAGGTATTAACTGCCACCCTGATTATAAAAATGTAGTTGTTAAAAAGTTAAAAGATATCACTGGTGTTGATTTCAAAAAAGCTGATGATTTCATCGCAGCTACACAAGATACAGCAGACTTCGTTCACGTAAGTGGTGCGTTAAAAACTGCAGCTGTTAGACTTTCAAAAATCGCAAATGACCTTCGTTTGATGAATTCAGGTCCAAGATGCGGCCTTGGCGAGATAAATTTACCACAAATGCAACCAGGCAGCTCAATCATGCCAGGCAAAGTAAACCCAGTTATCGCTGAGGTTGTAGGCGAAGCGTGCTATGAAGTGATCGGTAACGACGTAACTATCATGCTTTGCTCAGAAAGAGGCGAATTTGAGCTAAATGCATTTGAGCCAGGCATCGCTTATGCGCTATTTAACTCTATATTTATCCTTGAAAACGCGATGAAAACACTAGCTGAAAAAGCTGTAAGAAAACTAACAGCAAATCCTGAAGCTTGCTTAAAATCAGTTCTAGGCTCAGTTGGTATCGTAACTGCGTTTAACCCATACATCGGTTACGAAAAATCTGCAAGTATCGCTAAAGAGGCTTTGCAAACTGGTAAAGCAGTTGGCGATATCTGCCTAGAGAGAGGCTATCTAAGCAAAGAAGAGATCGACAAAATTTTAGAGCCAAAAAATATGCTAAATCCAAGCATGGTTAGGTAGAAATTTAAGCAAAGTATTATTAAAAGCGTGTCAAAATTCTGACACGCTTAAGTAAAAATTTTAGTTATAAAATTTAATAGAGGAGTTTTCAATGGATATTTCATTGATATTACAGTTGATCGTGCTTTTTGGTGCGATATTCTTGGGTGTTAGACTAGGCGGTATGGCTATTGGTTATGCTGGTGGCATTGGCGTCGTAGTTTTAACTTTAGGACTTGGATTAAAAGCAGGTAGTATACCTTGGGATGTTATTTTAATCATTATGTCCGTTATAGCTGCTATTACAGCGATGCAAGTAGCTGGTGGCCTTGATTATTTGGTGCAAATAGCCGAAGGGATACTAAGAAAACATCCAAAATACATAAATTTCTTAGCTCCAGTTGTCACTTACTTGCTAACTGTATTTGCTGGTACTGGACACACAGCATTTTCTATGATTCCAGTTATTACTGAAGTTGCAAAGACACAAAACATTAAGCCTAGCGCGCCTCTTAGTATAGCTGTTGTTGCTAGTCAGATAGCTATTACTGCAAGCCCAGTTTCAGCAGCGGTTGTATTTATGGCTGGTGAACATGCTTTGGGTGGACTTGGCATCAGCTATCCATTACTATTAGCTAT includes:
- a CDS encoding fumarate reductase — translated: MTGLIEGFLGKRSDDKKSRTPAAWDRWQSITGFILACFILCHMVFTSTILLGKDAFNAVVGFAEAKFLFGEATWWITNVIAAVIFAIFIAHAFLAMRKFPANYRQYLMFRGHKDRMKHLDTTLWWFQFLTGFALFFAASAHLVDIVFGGHITADKSAAAFHQLEIFYFALLVFMVVHASIGMYRLYVKWISIDGANKHEMFAKRNKAKTIVFAVYGILAIIALIADFVWISH
- a CDS encoding prolipoprotein diacylglyceryl transferase: MEIWNDIYNHFDPVAFSIFDFSVHWYGLMYILALVLALAMAKYLVKKDKIPISNQLLDNYFFWVEIGVILGARLGWVLVYSGEASYYLTQPWQIFNPFHNGEFIGIRGMSYHGAVVGFLLATILFCKRYKQNAWQLLDLCAICIPFGYTFGRIGNFLNQELFGRVTDVPWAINVFGQPRHPSQLYEAFLEGLVIFSILFLYRKYNKFNGELIALYAILYTFARFVCEFYREPDSGLGFIIFGLSMGQILSLIMCGFGIFIYAMLYKKFSKL
- a CDS encoding phosphoenolpyruvate carboxykinase: MQTIDRIFKAQLDIKKSNFLAFLCPISEFKRLHESLKEEHFKAVHVVWATRELNKYGQIVENQSDDGEPKGTSGQPSLNALRGAELINVGVLIVRYFGGIKLGTGGLVRAYSGAVNEVINEAIKDGGVMKFEIKDEIKFFTPFSLMSRFEHYFATKNLSEFEKEFNDLGAIWSVNLNEAEFAELFKFCKEFEASEFKFLALALSGKSLFAHQS
- a CDS encoding UTP--glucose-1-phosphate uridylyltransferase, giving the protein MIQTCLFPAAGYGTRFLPATKSLPKEMLPILTKPLIHYGVDEALEAGMDNMAFVTGRGKRALEDYFDISYELEKEIAGSSKESLLSEVRNLMSSCTFSFTRQNAMKGLGHAIYTGKTLVRDEAFGVILADDLCINENGEGVLSQMVKIYEKYRCSVVAVMEVPKEQTKSYGVVSGRFIEDDLIMVDDMVEKPDPAEAPTNLAIIGRYILTPDIFNILERTKPGKNGEIQITDALKTQAKDGMVLAYKFKGKRFDCGSIDGFVEATNFFYERSK
- a CDS encoding glucose-6-phosphate isomerase — protein: MIETSFKFNFASSEVIDSYAKRINDEYESGEIGYYHLPALGQNLLGEIEEYEKGLAHIKNVVLVGIGGSSLGVKALKSMLDGTKGIKRELLFLDNVDPCSYKSTLDGVKFDETLFIISSKSGNTIETITIFKCLLDDFKPQNLGKNFLIITDPGTNLENFAKENGIKFFNIPKNVGGRFSVLSAIGLVPLGICGYDIKALLEGALACKKQYIEQKDSSIVAKAYHYATSRNASINVIFSYCDRFFEFNDWYVQLWAESLGKKRGYKRVGLTPVGLVGSRDQHSFLQLIMDGVKDKSVTFIKIKDHSSDKTIPNLSLKGLEECDFVAGLSLNELINLQCDATAMALVQEGISVDTITLERLDEFHAGWLIFYYELLTSATGIMLGINTYDQPGVEIGKRILKTMLLK
- a CDS encoding NADH:ubiquinone oxidoreductase, Na, with the protein product MKKFLLLALFATQIFAFSASKFVNDARSQIGVTLSYDPSYERLAYPMGDVDIKKGVCTDVVVRALRHQDIDLQRLIFEDMSKNFSSYPKKWGLKKADKNIDHRRVLNIATYLKRKGFEVSDDKFLPGDIVTWTLPGNLPHIGVISDKFEGQIPLVIHNIGSGVQEENILYNYKITGHFRLK
- a CDS encoding ABC transporter ATP-binding protein; amino-acid sequence: MLEVRGLTQRFASSLLFEDVNLKLNRHNRYGLIGANGAGKSTFLKILSGAIEPTSGEIIIENGLKVGVLGQDQFAFENFTLKDAVLYGNKRLYDAVKEKEKLYMSEEFTDEINERLSELEMISAEEDPSYEYETRIEKILSSLGLNEFDKLMSEVENSDKVKVLLAQVLFPKPDILFLDEPTNNLDIDSIAWLENELNRHEGTLVVISHDRHFLNRVCTNILDVDFKKIREFSGNYDDWYMAANLIAKQHEMERDKKLKEKEELEKFIARFSANASKAKQATSRAKQLEKLDIAEIAVSSRRDPSILFRANREIGNELIELKNVSKKFDDKVIFENFNFKLEKGDKLAIIGHNGVGKSTLCKIIMGELKPDAGEVHIGATIELGYFAQDTVNKIDGELKLYEYLQDAKNKDIDEIRKCLGRMLFSGAEQEKAVGALSGGEKHRVRLAQLMLHRPNLLVMDEPNNHLDLEAIIALGEAFYNFNGSVICVSHDRELIDAFANRILHLKGNGEVVDFKGTYEEYRANLGLES
- a CDS encoding aspartate ammonia-lyase, translated to MATRKEHDFIGELEISDDFYYGIQTFRATENFHMSGRTLKEYPYFVKAFAQIKKAAALANKEVGVLDPKIADTLAKAADRVIAGEFLDQFVVDMVQGGAGTSTNMNANEVITNIALESMGHKKGEYQYIHPNDHTNLGQSTNDTYPSSIKVATYAKLTDLLAAMNLLKDELDKKAKDFKDIIKMGRTELEDAVPTTLGNTFNAFASYIKSDIEKITAARESMTYLNMGATAIGTGINCHPDYKNVVVKKLKDITGVDFKKADDFIAATQDTADFVHVSGALKTAAVRLSKIANDLRLMNSGPRCGLGEINLPQMQPGSSIMPGKVNPVIAEVVGEACYEVIGNDVTIMLCSERGEFELNAFEPGIAYALFNSIFILENAMKTLAEKAVRKLTANPEACLKSVLGSVGIVTAFNPYIGYEKSASIAKEALQTGKAVGDICLERGYLSKEEIDKILEPKNMLNPSMVR